From a single Capsicum annuum cultivar UCD-10X-F1 chromosome 12, UCD10Xv1.1, whole genome shotgun sequence genomic region:
- the LOC107850016 gene encoding mitochondrial substrate carrier family protein C, whose protein sequence is MVASGGGGDPVESFLNSVQLFKNAFSPIESGIKKVAKDFEHCWPLAPKNETPGLDVKKMCAASKQDVAASVDEKKKGLLIKLPIKMFVGMFGNNNKGANNVAKKGLKEKFGVGKGDGGSCVNCLQFDVAWSLLMNGFVQAVPTPFKSVKKPSSKANEDTVRVNHVKKSSDQVVIRNYDGVKDKEENNLSFECVFGFLFDQIAMKLQKFDLGVQQHECLSQIPQPANQFDHFKVLVSIIEGKRADVNGFLGNLNFARVGGVPSSIVDVGSSTREEREAGANDIDGQDESTGNSAKSLANGLLSIPLSNVERLRSTLSTVSITELIELFPQLGRSSKDHPDKKKLISVQDFFRYTEAEGKRFFEELDRDGDGQVTLEDLEVAMRKRKLPKRYAHELMHRARSHLFSKSFGWKQFLSLMEQKESTILRAYTSLCLSKSGTLQKSEILASLNNAGLPANEDNAIAMMRFLSADAEESISYGHFRNFMLLLPSDRLQEDPRNIWFEAATVVAVPPPVEIPAGSVLKSALAGGLSCALSTSLMHPVDTIKTQVQASTLTFPQIISKLPELGARGLYRGSIPAIVGQFSSHGLRTGIFEASKVLLINIAPTLPELQVQSVASFCSTFLGTAVRIPCEVLKQRLQAGLFDNVGAAIIGTWQQDGLKGFFRGTGATLCREIPFYVVGMGLYAESKKAVQQLLGRELEPWETVAVGALSGGLTAVLTTPFDVIKTRMMTAPQGRSVTSSMVALSILHHEGPVGLFKGAIPRFFWIAPLGAMNFAGYELARKAMDKDDTEQLAQKSG, encoded by the exons ATGGTGGCATCTGGGGGTGGAGGAGACCCTGTCGAGTCATTTCTGAATTCGGTACAATTGTTTAAGAATGCATTTTCCCCAATAGAGTCAGGTATTAAGAAAGTGGCAAAGGATTTTGAGCATTGTTGGCCGCTTGCTCCAAAGAATGAGACTCCTGGATTAGATGTCAAGAAAATGTGTGCAGCAAGTAAGCAAGACGTGGCTGCTAGTGTTGATGAGAAAAAGAAGGGCTTGCTCATAAAGTTACCCATtaagatgtttgttggaatgttTGGGAATAATAATAAAGGGGCCAATAATGTGGCCAAGAAAGGGCTGAAGGAAAAGTTTGGTGTTGGAAAAGGAGATGGTGGGAGCTGTGTAAACTGTCTGCAGTTTGATGTTGCTTGGTCATTATTAATGAATGGTTTTGTTCAGGCTGTTCCGACCCCGTTTAAGTCTGTGAAAAAGCCGTCTTCAAAGGCGAATGAGGACACTGTGAGGGTGAATCATGTAAAGAAGTCAAGTGATCAGGTTGTTATTCGAAACTATGATGGAGTGAAGGACAAAGAGGAAAACAATTTATCTTTTGAGTGcgtttttggttttctttttgatCAAATAGCCATGAAGCTTCAAAAATTTGACTTAGGAGTACAACAACACGAATGCCTCAGTCAAATTCCTCAGCCTGCCAATCAGTTTGATCATTTTAAGGTGCTAGTCAGTATTATAGAGGGTAAAAGAGCTGATGTCAATGGATTTCTGGGGAATCTGAATTTTGCAAGAGTAGGAGGTGTTCCTTCAAGTATTGTTGATGTAGGTTCTTCTacaagagaagagagagaagcTGGTGCTAATGATATTGATGGTCAAGATGAGAGCACAGGAAATTCCGCAAAAAGTTTAGCGAATGGTTTGCTTAGTATTCCATTATCCAATGTCGAGCGTTTGAGATCAACATTGTCCACAGTTTCAATAACAGAGCTAATTGAGCTTTTTCCTCAGTTAGGGCGGTCTAGTAAAGACCATCCTGACAAGAAAAAGCTGATCTCTGTACAGGACTTTTTCAGATACACCGAAGCTGAAG GGAAGAGATTCTTTGAGGAATTAGATAGAGATGGTGATGGCCAGGTCACGTTGGAAGATCTTGAAGTTGCTATGAGAAAGAGAAAATTGCCAAAGAGATATGCCCATGAACTCATGCATCGTGCTAGAAGTCACTTGTTCTCAAAATCTTTCGGGTGGAAACAATTTCTGTCGTTGATGGAACAGAAGGAATCTACCATCCTGCGGGCTTATACCAGTCTTTGTTTAAGCAAGTCAGGCACATTGCAGAAGAGTGAGATACTTGCATCACTAAACAATGCAGGACTTCCAGCAAATGAAGACAATGCTATTGCCATGATGCGATTTCTAAGTGCGGATGCAGAGGAATCAATTTCCTATGGACATTTCCGGAACTTTATGCTTCTACTGCCATCAGATCGGCTTCAAGAAGATCCTCG AAATATCTGGTTTGAGGCTGCTACAGTAGTTGCTGTTCCTCCACCTGTAGAAATTCCTGCTGGAAGTGTCCTAAAATCAGCATTAGCAGGAGGCCTTTCCTGTGCATTGTCTACATCTCTAATGCACCCTGTGGATACGATTAAG ACACAAGTACAAGCATCAACACTTACCTTTCCACAAATCATATCAAAGCTTCCTGAACTTGGTGCAAGGGGATTGTACAGAGGCTCTATTCCTGCCATTGTAGGCCAGTTTTCAAG CCATGGATTGCGAACTGGAATTTTTGAAGCAAGCAAGGTTTTGCTGATTAATATTGCTCCTACACTTCCAGAACTGCAG GTTCAATCTGTGGCATCATTCTGCAGCACTTTCTTAGGTACTGCTGTGAGAATACCTTGTGAGGTGCTCAAGCAAAGATTGCAAGCTGGTCTTTTTGACAATGTTGGGGCAGCAATCATTGGCACTTGGCAGCAAGATGGTCTTAAGGGTTTTTTCCGTGGAACTGGTGCTACTCTCTGCCGTGAGATTCCATTTTATGTTGTAGGCATGGGCCTATATGCAGAGTCCAAAAAG GCTGTGCAACAGCTTCTGGGGCGAGAGTTGGAGCCTTGGGAAACAGTTGCCGTTGGAGCTTTATCTGGTGGTTTGACAGCTGTTTTAACGACTCCATTTGATGTGATAAAGACCAGAATGATGACTGCTCCACAAGGAAGGAGTGTGACGTCGTCGATGGTTGCATTATCAATTCTTCATCATGAAGGGCCCGTCGGATTGTTTAAAGGGGCCATTCCTAGATTTTTCTGGATTGCTCCTCTGGGTGCGATGAATTTTGCTGGCTATGAGCTAGCGAGGAAAGCCATGGACAAGGATGACACAGAGCAGCTTGCTCAGAAAAGTGGCTAG